A DNA window from Phragmites australis chromosome 11, lpPhrAust1.1, whole genome shotgun sequence contains the following coding sequences:
- the LOC133885246 gene encoding uncharacterized protein LOC133885246, translating to MAGGGSRRAGAAEQPKIGSGNVFAALETLKKKKKKPTSTADKGGKAAREQEAPKPEVFWAPAPLTAKSWADVEDDDDDDYFATTAPPPRPVWGDHRDAGSAKDRAAPALEEEIESEDDEVDDDAEDEHEHETEDAIPAEPTVKHAAAPPAPPKDTEKQLSKKELKKKELAELDAVLAELGLGTSSNSTQDESNGKKGADQAADGEKKEDAPALPEGKTSKKKKSKKDKSSKEAKETQDQADGSEEAASAEPDEDTASMDVKERIKKVATMKKKKSSKEMDTSAKIAASEAAARSARLAAAKKKEKSHYNQHPVR from the exons ATGGCGGGGGGAGGGAGCAGGCGGGCCGGCGCGGCGGAGCAGCCGAAGATTGGCAGCGGCAACGTCTTCGCGGCGCTCGAGacgctcaagaagaagaagaagaagccgacCTCCACCGCGGACAAGGGAGGCAAGGCGGCGAGGGAGCAGGAGGCGCCGAAGCCGGAGGTGTTCTGGGCGCCCGCGCCGCTCACCGCCAAGTCCTGGGCCGACgtcgaggacgacgacgacgacgactacTTCGCCaccaccgcgccgccgccgaggcccGTCTGGGGGGACCACCGCGACGCCGGCTCTGCCAAGGACCGCGCCGCCCCCGCCCTGGAAGAG GAGATTGAgagtgaagatgatgaggttGATGATGATGCTGAGGATGAACATGAGCATGAAACAGAAGATGCTATCCCTGCTGAACCAACAGTGAAGCATGCTGCAGCTCCACCTGCACCGCCCAAAGATACTGAAAAACAACTTTCCAAGAAGGAGCTAAAGAAAAAGGAACtggcagagcttgatgctgttTTGGCTGAGTTGGGACTTGGCACATCTAGCAATTCCACTCAAGATGAATCAAATG GTAAGAAAGGTGCAGATCAAGCTGCTGAtggagagaaaaaggaagatGCACCCGCGCTTCCAGAGGGTAAGAcctcaaagaagaagaaatctaAGAAAGACAAGTCCTCAAAAGAAGCGAAAGAAACACAGGATCAGGCTGACGGGTCAGAAGAGGCTGCCAGTGCAGAACCTGATGAAGATACAGCTTCAATGGATGTCAAGGAGCGTATAAAGAAGGTAGCTACaatgaagaaaaagaagtcGAGCAAAGAGATGGACACATCAGCAAAGATCGCCGCATCTGAGGCTGCAGCAAGGAGTGCCAGGCTTGCCGCagcaaagaagaaagagaagagccACTACAACCAGCACCCTGTGCGGTGA